The sequence below is a genomic window from Schistocerca nitens isolate TAMUIC-IGC-003100 chromosome 4, iqSchNite1.1, whole genome shotgun sequence.
TTCCAGGTCACGGGTAACCCAGCATCAGAAGtattttccaaagctctttcattTTCTAAGCGATGCATTTACAATCACACAATCACTACTGTCACTGTCAATCGATCTTTGCCGGCTTTAAAACCTGGATATGTATTCTCTTCACGCGCAATAAGAGTCATTTAAGGCATCTTCTTGCAGAACACCAGTTTCATTTGCGCTGAATGAGGTTTGGCTGGTACAGCCCATTCTTCTATGTTTGGCTTGAGTTTCTTTCGATAGAGCGACACAGTCTCTTCATCAGCGCGTTCCGCCTCTCCTCTTTCTGCGATCCTATGCCCCTTACAGCGACTTCAAAATCGGCTAAAGTAACTGTTAATAGCTAGAAACATTACATCTTTGGTCAACTCCCCAGCTGCTTCTTTCAAACCCTCAACAATATTCTTAGCTAGAAAGCTCACAGTCTCTGATCAATAGTGCAATTTTTCACTCTTACGTGATTATAGCACTATTAATTTGATACTGTTTCCATCTGATCAACAATACCATGACGTTTACGAATTACACGTGAATTCAAAGACACAGTTTCTGGAattttttctttgtcttttatgATCGTTCTGTCTTGTTGATTCCAGTAGATCAAACTTCTTTGCTaattcaaaaaaaattaattttggcgTTGAAGTGTTTGATAATAGGAAGTTTACATTACAAACGTAATGTTTGACACGAATTAACCGGTTCTGCTTCGTTTGGATGACATAGAATCTACCAATAAAACCGTCTCCGCGCTGAAACGATTCCCCGCGAAACACGTCCGAACCTGTCGTAAGCTGAACGCTGAGTGGGCGAAATGGCGGAATAGCAGTGCGCGGCGCTCAAACAGACAAATCGTAACTACACATCTGCGTGAGATGAGCTAGTTTTACTATATACGGATGCTGCAGCTGCACGCAAAAAAGTTAGGAACTAGGCCATGTATTACCAGTAAGGCTGGGACGTAACATAATGTGTACGTTAGCTTTTATGGCTTCAGATCTGCCATTTGTTTCTAGAAATAAGTGTTTTTGCAAGTGTAAATTCCCTCCTGCCAACGGCGTATGCAATTTCTCTTCGTCAAGCTGTTACTCACCCCTTGGCGAAGGGAACATAGTCCTGATGTGTCTGAGTGAAATTGCTGAACACCTAATTTATAACCTTTAGTTCAGTAACGAacagccgcgaggggtagccgtgcggtatGAGGCGTCTCGTtatagttcgcgcggctccccccccgtcGAAGATTCGAGTCAGCCctccagcatgggtgtgtgtgtgttttccttagtgtaagttacactacaggccattaaaattgctacaccacgaagatgacgtgctacagacacgaaatttaaccgacaggaataagaggctgtgatatgcaaatgattagcttctcagagcattcacacaagcttggcgccgatggcgacatctacaacgtgctaacatgaggaatgtttccaaccgatttctcatacacaaacagcagttcaccggcgttgcctggtgaaacgttgttgtgatgccttgtgtaaggaggagaaatgcgtaccatcacgtttccgactttgataaacgtcggattgtagcctatcgcgattgcggtttatcgaatcgcgacattgctgctctcgttgatcAAGatgcaataactgttagcagaatatggaatcggtgggttcaggagggtaatatggaccgccgagctggatcccaacggcctcttatcactagcagtcgagatgaccggcatcttatccgcatggctgtaacggacagtgaagtcacgtctcgatccccgattcaacagatggggacgtttgcaagacaacacccatctgtacgaacagttcgacgacgtttgcaacagcatggactatcagctccgagaccatggctgcggttacccttgacgctgcatcacagacaggagcgcttgcgatgctgcactcaacgactaacctgggtgcacgaatggcataacgtcattctttcggatgaatccaggttctgtttacagcataatgatgctcgcattcgtgtttggcgacattgcggtgaaagcacattggaagcgtgtattcgtcatcgccatactggcgtagcacccggcatggtggtatggggtgccactggtcacacgtctcggtcacctcttgttcgcattgacggctattTGAACAGGGACgttgtatttcagatgtgttacgacccgtggctctatccttcattcagtccctgcgaaaccctacatatcagcaggataacgcacgaccgcatgttgcaggtcctgcacgggcctttctggatacaaaaaatgttcgactgctgctctggcctccacattctccctatctctcaccaattgaaaacgcctggtcaatggtggccgagcaactggctggtcacaatacgccagtcactactcttgatgaactgtggtatcgtgttgaagctgcataggcagctgtacctgtacacgccatccaagatctgtttgactcaatgcccaggcgtatcaagggcgttgttacggccagaggtggttgttctgggtactgatttctcatgatctatgcacccaaattgtgcgaaaatgtaatcatatatcagttctagtataatatatttgtccaatgaatacccctttatcatctgcatttctttttggtgtagcaatatttaatggccagtagtgtagtttaagttagattaagtagtgcgtaagcctagggaccgatgacctcaacggtTTGGTCctacagtccttaccacaaatgtcAGTAACGAGCAACGTCTTCTCACCGAAAGAATACTCGATCTGATATGTTCGCCACGTATCCACGTATCTAGCACGCGGGAAGCCGGATTCAGTTACCGatactgccagagatttttcctttgtgggagatctggaaatggaaaagaatccAAATAACACACAGTGACCAAAACTGAAGGACAAAAGTAGATTTAGCAAGATGTGTCAGCGTGAAGTGATTAGCGATGAAACTAGGACCATATATGGAAAGAACAAAAACAGtggagtacagaaggtaactgaaaaaatatCCTATGAGacgatcaaatggctctgatcactatgggacttaacatctgtggtcatccgtcccctagaacttagaactacttaaacctaactaacctaaggacatcacacacatccatgccctaggcaggattcgaacctgcgaccgtagcagtcgcgcggtttcggactgagcgcctagagcagCTAGACCACCGTTGCCGGCTATGAGACGATcacaaatgacactttcattcaaatacATTAATTACAGTCAAGTCACCGCGTCTTACGGTGGACCCCcgaacattacaaaaggcgggtcaTGGTGCTTATTTTGTGACTGATCACCGTGAACAgcaatgtatgctctgcaacgtgctcccatatcGGCCACATGTTTGGTGAGGAGATCTCATGATAGTGCGTTCCATCTCTCAACAAGTGCGGCTGGTGACTGTTGGATAGTGGTTAGTGCATGAGAACGTGATGCAGTATGTCTTCGCAGCGCATTCCATGGCATTTATGTCAGGGAaaggacaggccactccattcgccaaatatctcgTTCCGACAGCTCATCAATTAGTGGTGTTCTATGCGatcgcgtattgtcatccataaaaataacgaAGGCTAAGCCAACATTATGCCTCCCGACACCACAGCACCAGGACAACCAAAACGGTCATGTCTGACAAATTTCCTGTGGGCACTATGTGTTTCGCACCTGTCATCATATGAGGGTGTATTGAAAATCGCTACTCAGATGGAATCTGCTCTCATAGAGGAAGAGTACCCGACTCCACCTTAGTTTGTCCCGTTTCTCTACTCTTGGCATTATTGATAACGGTGCTACTGATTTGTGGGTGTCAACGCAGCACTCACATTACTGGTCGTCTGGCACAGAGACCACCGCCATGCTGGTACCGTGCCACTGCGAAGAGTGGAATTCCGTGCGTTGCTGTGCTGCTGAATGTGGTTGCGGTTGCAACCGCTGCTTCATGTGGGTCCCTCCTTCCCCattcagaaatttatttatttatatacagggttattacaaatgattgaagcgatttcacagctctacaataactttattatttgagatattttcacaatgctttgcacacacatacaaaaactcaaaaagtttttttaggcattcacaaatgttcgatatgtgcccctttagtgattcggcagacatcaagccgataatcaagttcctcccacactcggcgcagcatgtccccatcaatgagttagaaagcatcgttgatgcgagctcgcagttctggcacgtttcttggtagaggcggtttaaacactgaatctttcacataaccatacagaaagaaatcgcatggggttaagccgggagagcgtggaggccatgacatgaattgctgatcatgatctccaccaagaccgatccatcggttttccaatctcctgtttaagaaatgccgaacatcatgaagtcagtgcggtggagcaccatcctgttgaaagatgaagtcggcgctgtcggtctccagttgtggcatgagccaattttccagcatgtccagatacacgtgtcctgcaacgtttttttcgcagaagaaaaaggggccgtaaactataaaccgtgagattgcacaaaacacgttaacttttggtgaattgcgaatttgctgcacgaatgcgtgaggattctctaccgcccagattcgcacattgtgtctgttcacttcaccattaagagaaaatgttgcttcatcactgaaaacaagtttcgcactgaacgcatcctcttccatgagctgttgcaaccgcgccgaaaattcaaagcgtttgactttgtcatcgggtgtcagggcttgtagcaattgtaaacggtaaggcttctgctttagccttttccgtaagattttccaaaccgtcggctgtggatcgtttagctccctgcttgctttattcgtcgacttccgcgggctacgcgtgaaacttgcccgcacgcgttcaaccgtttcttcgctcactgcaggccgacccggtgatttccccttacagaggcatccagaagctttaaactgcgcataccatcgccgaatggagttagcagttggtggatctttgttgaacttcgtcctgaagtgtcgttgcactgttatgactgactgatgtgagtgcatttcaagcacgacatacgctttctcgtctcctgtcgccattttgcctcactgcgctctcgagcgctctggcggcagaaacctgaagtgcggcttcagccgaacaaaacttttagagtttttctatgtatttgtagtgtgtcgtgaccatatgtcaatgaatggagctacagtgaatttatgaaatcgcttcaatgatTTGTTATAGCCCTGTATTTACACAtcaaattccgtaggaccaaattgaggagcaaatctgcaaggtcacggaacgtgtcagtacatgaaattacaacataaaagtattaTCACAGAAACATAAAATGTTAATGAACCCAAAAATGTCAAGCAatcagtttaagtaaacgcaatcaacaatataacatgaaaatcagcttaatttttcaaggaactcctcaacacaatagaaggagtgactcatgaggaagctcttcagtttcgatttgatagctcgtgcattactgctaagatttttgaattctcgacgtagcttattgaaagtggacgccgtaatatactgcacacctttctgcacaagagtgaaggcAGTACGATCCAAattcaggttggatttctgccgagaattaactcagtgaaagctgcttattcttgggagtgagctgacattgttaacaagaaacgactgtaaagaatatatattttgagaggccaatgtcaaaatacctagactAGTAAACACTAGTTGAATGTGGTAGACCACGTCCTCTCCTTTGGGCAGCAGTACATTTGGCGCACGTGGAACAATGCTGTGAGTAATACCAAAACCCCTGGCCTAACTTCATCACAACTTCGCCCTTCTTTCAGTTTGCCGATGATTCTTccacgtgtgaagtcatccaaatgttgcttGCAGGCCAAAGAACATCACCACactgcaccgtaactgctcgctgactGACACAAACTGTCGTTTTCCATTCCATCAACTGCCTCTTGTtgcggggccagccccatttggtgcTGTGGTCACGCTGACCTCATGCTAGTGCCACGTAGCTTTCTGTGCACCACTGGaatacctctggcaacatgcttctcactttcattcatttccaccaggTAGTTAATATTTTATGCCGATTTATCTATATTAATAGgatatacacaaattcttttgtgtAGGAGGTGCTTGGTAATGGTATATATAATTTACCATATAAAATCAGATTTTTTTATACTTGTTCACTCTTCCATTGTAGATGAGCAATTTTTTTCAGGGTATACTTCAATCTGCGCCCTTGCAAACTACTGCTCGCAACATGTGATCGTTACTAAAGTAGCCACACATTCGCTTATTCATTTCATAccacaacattttcttttctccttttcatttatttctcttgtttttcCCAACATTCGCCTATTAGGTTGCGGTTATGACGGTTTGGAGTGACAACAGGCTGTGGTGTAGCACTACTGGTACTGATATAAAACTAAAGTGAACTTGTCCTATACAATGTTAGGTTTCATACACACCACGTTAGATCCAAGATAATAAGCACTTCGCAATGTAAGGGACCATATAACTAACATAAACTCTACCTTGTGATTTTTCTATGGAACACTCAATTCCATGGACAAATAACACAAATGACACCTTCAAAAATTCTTTCCTTTCCTCAAAACCGTAATTCAGCACAGCATGCGGAACAAAGCAGTGAGCCGCGAGCCAACGCCCAACGTAGGACCTCATACAAGGCCGCGGCGCGAGGAGCACTACTTTCACGTGAGGTGACGCACGCCGGTCCGGCTGTGTATATAAACCCGCGAGATTCACGACGAAGTTACATTtcggcagcagcaccagcagcagcaccaaCCATCCCAGCCATGAACACCCTAGTACGTATCACTACTGCTAAGTAAATGTAATTCGCTGCATCAGCGGCTGTAAGATTTCTATGAGACTGACGTGCAAACACAGCACTGTTTTACGATACTTTTCCTCACTCCAGATCGTCCTGAGCGCCGTCCTGGCCGTTGCCGTGGCTAAGCCCGGCTACctgggcgccgcccccgccgcagtCGTCGCCCCCGCCGCGTACGCCGCCCACGCGGTGGTGGCCGCCCCCGTGCACGCCGGCTACGCCGCCTACGGCCCCGCCCCCGTGGCCGTGCGCTCAGACGGCTACCTGCTGGACACCCCTGCCGTCGCCGCCACCAGGGCCGCCCACCTGACCGCCGTCGCCCAGACTCAGGCCCGTGACGCCGTCATCAACGGCGCCGCCCTCGCCTACGCCGCCCGCGCTTACGCCGCCCCCGCTGTGGCATACGCCGCCCCCGCTCACGTCGCCtatgccgcccccgccgcctacgCTGCCCCTGGTGCCCTCGCCGCCGCCGCTCACCTCCACGCTAAGGCTGCTCTGCTGGGCTGAAATGTCTTTTCTTAAAGCATCTTGGCAGTGAACTTCGCAAGTGTGATGTTACTGCCTTCAAAATTttcgtaaaaataataaaatatttagtaCAAAGTtatattttgttttcgttttttctgTTTGACACTGTTGTTGAATCCTTGATCTCTAAAAAGCTATGTAAAGAATTGAAGATAAGTTACTATTAATGTTTAACACGTCTATTTTCAGTACAAACGAAACAGTATGAAATATCATACATAATAGCAGCTCAAGACAAATGTAGTACAAAATGTAGATCAGGGTAACTTACGTGCTGGACGGAAACTTTCCTCCTACCAATACTGCGAAGATACTTTGATATTTCAGTACCCGGGAAGCAAACAGAGGGAAGACGAAGATACCAGGGTGGTTCGAGGATTCCGGTAAATTTCCACGTatgaagaatttcaacaatgtacagtgtaCAGTTCAGTATTGACAAGTAgttcagatggctttgagcactatgggacttaacatctgaggtcatcagtccactagacatagaactacttaaacctaactaacctaaggacatcacacactccatgcccgaggcaggattcgaacctgcgaccgcagcagcagcgcgttccggactgaaacgcctagaaccgctcggccacagcagccggccattgttgacagccgtcttaattggtcagtgtgtcaactgagattgaaaacggacaaatcgagtttcgtgctgttattaaacatttttcatGTCAATGGTTGGACTTCCTTTACACATCAAAACAGAACTCGATTTTCACATGGACTCTGCACAATCaatgaaaaccattttctttcgGATTAATGAATTGAAAGTGCTCGGACAAGCTCTGAAGCGAAGTAGGCTGCAACAATCTAACTGATGTCACGACAaaggaaatcattgacaaaatccatgacatATTAATTCAAGACCACCGAATAAACTGTcttgagattgctgagactgtaggcatctcagctGAGCTTCttctacgaagaagctgtgtgcaaCGTGGGTGGCTTGATTGCTCAGGCGCATCCGGCAAATCATTTCAGCATAATGTCACGCGAGGTTTAACCAAAATCCACAAGACTGCTCGTAGCAATTTGTGACTGTTTTGATGAAACCTAGATACATTATTACACACCAGAATCAAAACGGCAGCCAAAACAATGCAAGAAGGCTGATGAAATTGCACCGAAGAAAGAAAGACGATTTTGACGGCTGGTAAGGTAGAGGCCACTGGTTTCTGGGATCCTAACGAATAATTTTCATAAGTCCCTTAAAAGGAAAGTAGTACCAAAACTGAACCCTATTATGCTTCACTGCTGGttcgtttgaaacttgcgttggctgaaaaaagagcAGGGGCGGGACCCAAAAAGTTTGCTGTTTCATCAGTATAATGCACCATCCAACACATCAGTGGCAGCAATGGCGAATGTGTATGAACTGAGCTTTGAATTGGTTTCCCGTCTGTCCTGTTCACCGTTCATACCCCCAgtggcttcttcctgttccctaactcgaATCATCGACTTTCTGGAaataaattttcatcaaatgaggaagaaatagcgcagtcaacgagtattttccAAAGTTTGACTGAAGCTATTTTTCCGATGAGATTAAAAAGTTGGAGGCTTGCTGGATTGAGTTTATATCCGTCAGAGGAAACTATGTCATGAAGTAAGGTGAATTGTCTAcgaaacaaaaatgttttcttcctttttttaccaGGCTTGTCAAACCAGCCTTGTAGATCTATAGATACCTGAGGCATCATTTGAAGACAGAACTTGCATTAGGAGAGTGTTGATGCTTGTTATATGTAGCTAGATGCAAGAACTGAATGGTGACGTTTCACCTCCAGAGTGAGCAGGTAGACGACTTTTCTCCAAAATTTTATAAAGTTTAATCCCCCTAGGAGTCGTGTCCTTTCTCAGAGTAAAAAAAGAGCAAAGATCAGAACCTGATAACCTAAAACCCATTAAGGAAACATACTCCTTTGTGAACGATAAAGAGTGAATGTATTGCAGTAAATATAGGAGAGCGAATGGTGCAACGAGGTATTACTTTCAGGGATAATGAAAGGAATGATCACCTAGGCTCAGTCGCGGTAGAATAATAGGGAAATGCAGTGAGTTTACAAGAACTATTGCTTACAAgtgactcgtgcgacccatcctaaaaTACTGCTCAAGGGTGTTGTACCCTTACCAAATAGccaacagaggatactgaacgtatacaggaaACGGCCACGCGATTGGCCACATGTTTGTTTGAGCAGTGGAACAGTGTCACAGAGATGTCGAAACAACTGACCTGTCCAACTCCTGATGACAGATTTGAACCATCCTGAGaatgcctacttacaaaatttcaagaaccgactttaaatgatgactctaagaatGTACTACAAACCCGTACCTATCGCTCTCGTAGGAATCGTGAGTAAAAGGTTTGATTAATTACAGCAAGCATAGATGCTTTTGAACAATCATCCTTACCGCGATCTGTACGTGAATGGAACGCGAAAAattctaataattggtacaataggATGTGTCCCTTGCCATGTAGATACTACGGCAGTTTTGACTGAAGACACTggcctgtgtggccaagcggttctaggcacttcagtctgaaaccgcgcgaccactatggtcgcaggttcgaatcctgcctcgggcatggatgtgtctgaagtccttaggttagtttggtttaagtagttctaagttgtaggggagtgatgacctcaggtattaagtcccatagtgctcacagccatttgaaccattttgactgaagACACATATTGTTCAATAATGACGAGATAAACAGGTGGAGGTGATATGGAAGGTGGTTCTACGAGATCCTCCTCTGATCATCAGTCAGGCATTCGGATATGCTCATCTCTCACGGAAAGAATTTGCTTGACTCGCTTATTCCTTTCAGGTATTTTAATCCTTCCAACACCGAAGCTCGCCACTATTGCACGCTCTCTACCGTTCAAGGTACGGCAGTTGTTGAAAGAAGGATTGCAGAGCTCAGGGCTGTTAGGTTGGAAGAGCTGAGTCGAATTTGAGGATACACAAAATTAGTATTTATTTATCTATAAAATACATCAAACAATCCGCCACGataacgccatagacacactgacAGCCAACTGCAGTTTTGTAAAGGAATATCTTTACAATGCTTCAGCCTCACTGCCGGTTACGATACAGCGAAAGAGCGGCACAATAAATAACCTTACAACACTAGCAGTGTGCTAGTTAAAGAGTTAACGAACAACCAAAATAGATAACAGAATTGCTGAAAATGGGAGGTCACAAACAACGTAGGCCGCTTAGTTAACTCGGTCGCACGATCCGACGCAATGCCATAGGCAATACAGCTAGACTATAAACATCTTGGTCTCAAACATACGAAAACGATATTAGCAGAAGTTACCACGGCAGCCATGCTTCACCGTATGAAACACGTAACTGGCGTTTGAACACAAGCTTTACAGACTGTCTATGAACAAATTACACTGGTTAACTTATccaaacaaatataataaataattgttaatatatcTTTCAGACTCCCCCTTTAGTGAACGGAGAACCAGTAACATAAGACAAGATTTCAAAATTGTAATTGCTAAACGTATATAAAATTACATAGGCCATGCGTTTCATCTCACTTCGAACAACCACTTTTAATATCAATATTCAAAACTTCTCTGAACCTTTATTTAATATCAAAACCTCTTTCCTTTAAAATATTAAACTCAGATACTTGTTCTATAGCTGCTTGCAAGAAATCGACTCACCTAACTTCATGGAGATCTCACAACCAACGGAGTACCTGCCTTTAGCACATTACTAAAAGCCCTTAACATGCCTGCAATCTGCGATGTCTCCACAAGTCGTATAGCACAGGCAAAAATTTTAAACGATGCAAGCACAACTTTCAAGTAAC
It includes:
- the LOC126253601 gene encoding cuticle protein 16.5-like isoform X3, with translation MNTLIVLSAVLAVAVATPGYLGVAPAAVVAPAAYAAPAVVAAPVHAGYAAYGPASVAVRSDGYLLDTPAVAATRAAHLTAVAQTQARDAVINGAALAYAARAYAAPAVAYAAPAHVAYAAPAAYAAPGALAAAAHLHAKAALLG
- the LOC126253601 gene encoding cuticle protein 16.5-like isoform X2; amino-acid sequence: MNTLIVLSAVLAVAVAKPGYLGAAPAAVVAPAAYAAPAVVAAPVHAGYAAYGPAPVAVRSDGYLLDTPAVAATRAAHLTAVAQTQARDAVINGAALAYAARAYAAPAVAYAAPAHVAYAAPAAYAAPGALAAAAHLHAKAALLG